A single region of the Gracilibacillus caseinilyticus genome encodes:
- the pulA gene encoding type I pullulanase produces MECFQAFIDEPDVVVLEHPKTAFVSKENVKVIASSQAVTVLSIERADEYTLYLQLEEEVILGEEMYLVVEDSYIPIDPRHIVWTDWFERHYTAKAEELGPNYTAEKTTFRVWSPTATQVEVCMWNKRFPMIRKTNGVWQLEWNGDLAGVTYQYAVTINRQQQLVNDPYAKSMKANSECSVVIDLSKTDPAAFRQMPSPTVDKQDAVIYELHVRDATSAATSGVQHKGTFSGLTEKHTTTENGFSTALYYMKELGITHAQILPIQDYARVDERNPSMQYNWGYDPLFYMVPEGSYATNPDDPSARITECKKMIMAFHEQGIGVILDVVFNHVYAYEHSVLEALVPGYYFRYYQDGSISNGSGTGNDLATERVMVRKLLVETIDYWLEEFQVDGFRFDLMGLIDVETMTAISKRCQACSRPVLLLGEGWEMETAIASDKHKKASLSQASALQNISFFNDQYRDVLKGNLFDQEQKGFVNGNGLFHDRIAALIAGSADNRFGNPLFSNPLQSVNYVECHDNLTLADFLVRSNPEVSEEVRKKMHQLATGLVLLSQGVPFLHAGQEFFRTKKGNENSYNAGDDINQLDWLQRVEENDNVAWIRQLIALRKQYPHFRMVNSDKTKAYLHIIPAPLPVFAYMLIGPSEDFTIFINPTNEMKMAKLAALGRWEKIVSNHSSTSATIHCTDQLPIELAGYELAVWKKNRR; encoded by the coding sequence ATGGAATGTTTTCAGGCATTTATTGATGAGCCAGATGTTGTGGTACTGGAACATCCTAAAACAGCATTTGTTTCAAAAGAAAACGTGAAAGTTATTGCTTCGTCGCAGGCCGTTACGGTTCTATCTATCGAACGTGCAGATGAGTATACCTTGTATCTTCAATTGGAAGAAGAGGTCATTTTAGGAGAGGAGATGTACCTGGTAGTCGAAGACAGTTACATACCGATCGATCCACGGCATATCGTTTGGACTGATTGGTTTGAGAGACATTATACGGCCAAAGCAGAAGAATTAGGACCGAACTATACGGCTGAAAAAACGACATTTCGTGTCTGGTCACCTACTGCTACTCAGGTTGAAGTGTGTATGTGGAACAAACGTTTTCCGATGATAAGGAAAACAAACGGTGTCTGGCAATTGGAATGGAATGGGGATTTAGCGGGTGTCACTTACCAATACGCAGTCACGATTAATCGGCAGCAACAACTCGTAAATGATCCCTATGCGAAAAGCATGAAGGCTAATAGTGAGTGTAGCGTCGTAATCGATTTGTCAAAAACAGATCCAGCTGCATTTCGTCAAATGCCTTCTCCTACAGTAGATAAGCAGGACGCTGTTATTTATGAACTGCATGTACGTGATGCTACGAGTGCAGCAACAAGTGGTGTGCAACATAAAGGTACCTTTTCAGGGCTGACAGAAAAACATACAACAACAGAAAATGGCTTTTCAACTGCGTTATATTATATGAAGGAATTAGGAATAACCCATGCACAGATCTTGCCGATTCAGGACTATGCCCGGGTGGATGAACGAAATCCATCCATGCAGTATAACTGGGGATATGATCCACTTTTTTATATGGTGCCTGAAGGTAGTTATGCAACAAATCCTGATGATCCATCGGCCCGGATCACAGAATGTAAAAAGATGATTATGGCATTTCATGAACAAGGGATTGGTGTCATACTGGATGTCGTTTTTAATCATGTGTATGCATATGAACATTCCGTTCTCGAGGCGTTAGTGCCAGGATATTATTTCCGTTATTATCAGGATGGTTCGATTAGTAATGGGAGCGGTACAGGAAATGACTTGGCAACAGAACGAGTGATGGTACGAAAATTACTTGTGGAAACAATTGATTATTGGTTAGAGGAATTCCAGGTAGATGGTTTTCGATTTGATTTGATGGGGCTGATAGATGTTGAGACGATGACAGCAATTAGCAAGCGATGCCAAGCGTGCTCTCGTCCTGTTCTCTTGCTGGGGGAGGGCTGGGAAATGGAGACGGCAATAGCTAGTGACAAGCATAAGAAAGCAAGTCTCTCTCAAGCTTCTGCTTTACAAAATATCAGTTTCTTTAATGATCAGTACCGGGATGTGCTGAAAGGTAATTTGTTCGATCAGGAGCAGAAGGGGTTTGTTAATGGTAACGGTCTGTTTCACGACAGAATTGCCGCTTTAATTGCGGGCAGTGCAGATAATCGGTTTGGAAATCCACTCTTTTCAAATCCATTACAATCCGTCAACTATGTCGAATGCCATGACAATTTAACATTAGCTGACTTTTTAGTGCGTTCAAATCCAGAAGTATCGGAAGAAGTGCGGAAGAAGATGCATCAGCTCGCTACCGGTCTGGTGCTGCTTAGTCAAGGTGTACCATTCCTTCATGCTGGTCAGGAATTTTTCAGAACAAAAAAAGGGAACGAAAACAGTTACAATGCAGGTGATGACATTAACCAATTAGATTGGCTTCAGCGAGTTGAAGAGAATGACAATGTTGCCTGGATTCGTCAGTTGATAGCTTTACGTAAACAATATCCTCATTTTCGTATGGTAAATTCTGACAAAACAAAAGCCTATCTGCATATCATTCCAGCGCCACTACCTGTCTTTGCTTACATGTTAATTGGACCTAGTGAAGACTTTACCATTTTTATTAATCCGACAAATGAAATGAAAATGGCAAAGCTAGCCGCTCTTGGCCGTTGGGAAAAAATCGTAAGCAACCATTCATCGACTTCCGCTACAATACACTGTACAGACCAATTACCGATCGAACTAGCAGGATATGAGCTCGCGGTTTGGAAGAAGAACAGACGGTAA